The genome window GCGTCTCTACTACAATGTTTGGTTCTGCTACGAGAACTTCTGGATATCTTGTCAGGCGGTTGGCAATTTTGACCGGGTTTTCTGTTGCTTGTTTTGTGATTTGGCAGACGAAAGTGTTGGGAATTCCTTCTACTGGTCGGACTATTTTTAAAGCTGCTGCATTGGCGATCCCCTTTCGCAATTGTTCGTCTACTTGTTCGCCAAATTGAATCGTAATTTGGTCGGTTAAATAAAAGAATGTACTCGGATTGTTCGCGGGGCAATAGACGTGGCTGGCAAAAGCTACGGCATCGCTGGTGCGGGCTGCTTGCATTGCTGCTTCTAGGCGATCGGGCGAAACGAGATATTCTTCGAGATTGGTTTGGCCGATGCGGCGGTTGAGTTTTGCCCCTGTTGTTGCGGCCCAATCGTTTGAGGCTGATGCTGTTGGTGAGGGGCGAATCGTAAAGCGATCGTCCGCTTTTGACAGCAGCAATTCATCGCCGCCGCGCTGCAAAATCACTGCCAGACTTTCATCGGGTACTCCAATTCCTTGATAGTTTTGGAGAGTGTCGGAGGTCGGTTTGTTTGGTTGTACCATCAGAAATGCTTTTGTTTAATTTCACTCCAGTCTTACTATATTCTCGCTTAACAGGCAGGATGCCTGTGAAGCGAAGACTAAATTTTCTTGTGGGGTGGGCATCTTGCCTGTTCCACAAAAGATAAATTTTCTCGTGGAACGGGCATCTTGCCTGTTAAGCGAGAATGGTGCAACATCTCACTCAAATAAACACACCAGGATTAACATTAAAAAATTCTCCCAGCGTCTTAGCTTGGGCTTTGCTAATCGCCCGTTTGCCATTAACCACCTCAGAGACTACTCCTTTTGACGCAATCACGGCCACTAAATCGGCTTGTTTTAGTTCGCGAACTTTGATGAGGTGTCATAGGATATCTCGGGGAGTCGATTCTGGAATTGGGTAATATTTGGCTTCGTATTCTTCGATCGACAGCGCCCAGAGACTCAGTAAAGTTTTTTCTTCTAGAGTTAATTCTTCCTGGGACATTAGGGATGCGACTTCTGCGAGGGCGAGATCGTCATCTTCTTCGTTCAGGATGGGCTTAGGTTGCGATTTCGCCAGCAGTTGACCGTAAGCTGTTCTTTCAATTGGGATATTCGTGGTTCGTTCGATTGTTGAATTAGATCGGGACTTATATCCATTCCGGTTGTATCGGAATGATTAAACCGCAGAGAACACAGAGGATACAGAGAAAGGGAAGAGAGAGATGAATACAGGACGATGCCAACGGATTTGATATTACCCATGAAAACCAAAGAAAGCGGGTTTTCCACCATTTTTAAAGTCTCAAAGGCAGTATTTAGCTAAAAAAACCGGGTTTCTGCGTCCCGGACTAGATTGCCGGGATCTGTCCAATCCCCCGCGATTTCCTTGTTCAATCCAAAATCTCAAATCCAAAATCGATCGCCCACCCTTTGACTTTTCAACAAATTTGGTTTACACTTAGCCGGTTGCGATCGCCAATGGTAAGATCGGCTCAAGCTAAATATTTTTTTAAAGCGCACAGGCGCAAAGTAATTTCATGGTATACTCTGGAACTGTTTGCTGGCTTCGCTCCACTGCCCGGATTACGATCGGGGCGATCGCAGCTTTTACCCTGTTGCAACCGCTCCAAGTCCAAGCACAACAACCTTCTGCGCCAGAGAACCAACCGCAAGTCGAACCTGCCGACGACCCCACAGACCCCAACAATCTCCGCCCTCTGACGCAAGACAGCAGCTTGCTGAGCGTCCAAGGAGGCCAGCGTTTGATGACAGAAGCCAGCAGTGCTATTTCCAATCAGAATTACGCACTCGCCAGTCAAAAACTCCAAGAATCCCGCCAAATTTTCAATCAACTCTCCAACTTCTACCAACAACTGGGTAGCAGTTTTGCCGGAATTGACATCCGCTTGGCCGAAAGCCACCGCGCCAAAGCTGTAGAAACTGCCCAAATGCGCGACGAAGCTACCTATCGGCTGGCGTTGGTACACCGGGCCCAAAATAAGCCCGAACTGGCTGTGCCCCTGCTGATTCAGATTATTCGATCGCAGCAGCCAACTCGCGATTTGGGTAAGAAAGCTTACCAGCAGTTACTGGAATTGGGTTTTGTGGATGCGCCCTTTCCCCGGCCTGCCAGCAGTCAGCCGAGCTCATCGAAAAAATAGTTCCACTAAAATCTAAATTACAGCCGTTTATCAGAGAAACCAATGGTTACACCGTCTCAAGTAGCAGAAATGATTCAGGCAGGGTTGCCCGACGCTAAAATACAAGTTAACGATTTGACTGGCGGTGGCGACCACTACCAGGCGAGAGTAATCTCTGCCGCTTTTGAAGGAAAAAGCCGAGTACAGCAGCACCAACTGGTTTACGGCGCTCTCAAGCAGGCAATGGCTAGTGAAGCCATCCACGCTTTGGGCTTGGAAACCTTAACTCCCGCAGAATGGGAAGCTAAAAATCAAGTTGCTTAACTGTTGAATTGCAAGTTGATATCACAAGTTGGTGCTGGTGTCAAGAGTTGGTTGAAATACAACTGCTCCGCTTACGCACAAAAACCACAAAAACCCGGTTTTTTTACCGGAATCTATGGCTGTAACGAAAGATTTTCCTAAAAAACGCGGTTTCTGCGTCAGTCAACGTTGAAAAATTTTCAAACAATATTAGGAGCTACAATGAGTACAACAGCACATCAAAGAATTGACGAGTTGGTTAAGCAAAACAAAATCATGGTGTTTATGAAGGGCAATAAGTTAATGCCCCAGTGCGGTTTTTCTAATACTGTGGTGCAAATTCTCAATACTTTGGGAGTGCCTTACAAAACTCTTGATGTTTTGGCCGACCAGGAAATTCGTCAAGGCGTTAAAGAGTATTCCAACTGGCCGACAATTCCCCAGGTTTATATCAACGGCGAGTTTATTGGTGGCTCGGATATTATGATCGAGATGTATCAAAAGGGCGAATTGCAAGAAATTGTAGAAGTGGCTTTGGCTTCTTAAATTAGACAGAAAAAACATATCCCCCACTTCTTAAAGAAGTCGGGGAAATAACAGAAATTGCGTTTTACGTGCAATTAGGTTGATTTACTTAATTATTCGTTACCAGGCAGAGCCTGGGAACCCAATGCGGTCGGCTCTGCCTCCAATTTTTATGCTCCCAAAGCAAGGCAGAGCCTCTGGACATCGGTTTCCAGACGGAGCGAGGGAACCCGTTAAAATTCCCAATTCCCAATTCCCAATTCCCAATTCCCAATTCCCAATTCCCAATTCCCAATTCATCAAGGGTTTATCAAACCAATTTGCTATTTAATAGTAGTCTGCTTCAGTTTGGGTCTGTGGCATTGCAAAATTGGAGGGGTCGTGAATGTAACGCGCTGCTTCTTCCTCTAGTCTGTGAATCAGATAGGGTGAGGCGCTGAAATAGATTTCTTAGACAGGTATTGACATTCTTCCCGGATTGGGTAACTATTGAGTTGTAGTATTAGAGGTAAGCAACTTTGGAGACTCAATCAGACGTGACACTCTCAATCGGGGAAGCGGCTAAGGAGCTTGGTATTTCGACAAAGACGCTGAGACGCTGGACTGATGCAGGCAAGATTAAGTTTGAGCGCTCTCCCACGGGACAGAGACGCTTCTACCTTACCGATATCAAGCGAATTACTCCCAGAGACTTAAACCAGGCAGACGATCGAATCACTATCAACTATGCCAGAGTTTCTAGTCATGACCAAAAAGAAGATTTAAAGCGTCAAGCTGCTGTTTTGGAATCGTTTAGCGCTGCCAATGGCTGGCAATTTGAAACAATTCAAGACTTAGGCTCTGGACTTAATTACAAGAAAAAAGGACTGACAAAACTACTCAAACGAATCATGTCCGGTGAGGTTGGCAGACTTGTTGTTACTCACAAAGACAGGCTTCTAAGGTTTGGTTCCGAGTTAGTTTTCGCAATGTGTGAGGAATTTGAATGCGAGGTAGTAATAGTCAATAAATCGCCGGATGAATTGAGTTTTGAACAGGAATTAGTTCAAGATATGATTGAATTAATTCAGGTTTTTAGCGCTAGACTTTATGGCGCTAGAAGTCACAAAAACAAAAAACTGATTGATGGTATAGCTAAAGCAGTGGAGGACGTAAAATAATGCTACTCAGTTTCAAGACGGAATTAAAACCTAACAATAGACAGGTGACTCTATTCCGTCAACACTGTGGAGTAGCCAGACACGCTTACAATTTTGGCAATGCTATTATTCAGGAAGCTTTACAACTTAGAGAGGCTGATAAAACAATCAAAATTCCCTCTGCTATTGACTTGCACAAACGTCTAGTCGCTGAGATTAAACCAGCTAATCCCTGGTATTATCAAAGCTCCAAAGCAAGTCCACAACAGGCTCTGGCAGAGGTAAGGACGGCATGGGATAGATGCTTCAAAAAAGTCTCTAAACAGCCTAGATTCAAGAAGAAAGGCAAGTCTAAAGACAGTTTTTATCTTGAGCAAGGCACTAAAGCAAAACCTGGTATCAGCAATGATGGTAAGCGAGTTAAACTCCCTAAAATTGGTTGGGTGCGATTGCACGAACCTCTCCCCATTACGGCTACTCATAATTGCGTAATTAGTCGCACTGCCGACAAATGGTTCATAGCCATCAAGTATGAGATTGAACAGCCACCAATACCTCTAAATCGCCCCTCTATTGGTGTTGATATTGGTATTAAGGAATTAGCTGTCACCAGTGACGGAAAGGTTTTTGCTAACCCCAAAGCTTACCGCAAAATGAGTAAGAAAATGAAGCGATTGCAGCGCTCTGTTAGTCGCAAAGTTAAAGGCTCAAAGAACAGAACTAAGGCAGTTAGAAAGCTGGCAAAACTGCATTCTAGAATTTCATTCATCCGCAAAGATGCTATTCATAAACTCACCAATCATCTCGCTAAAAACCACAGCGTGATTAAAATTGAGAATTTGAACGTCAAAGCATTTTTGAAAAATCACAAATTGGCGGGTGCGATTGCCGATTGTGGAATGTACGAATTTAAGCGACAACTTGAATATAAAACTGAGAAATTTTCTAGTCAGTTGATTTTAGTTGACCGCTTCTTTCCTAGTTCTCAAATCTGTTCAAATTGTAGGAATCACCGCCACAAAATGCCATTAAAGAATCGAGTCTATGTATGTCCTGATTGCGGTCATACAGAGGACAGAGACTTGAACGCAGCTAAAAACATTGAGCGATGGTTTGAAGGAATTCACATTCCGATTCGCTCAGATTAAGTAAGTCAAACGGTAAGCTCTACCGAGATTGCCTGTGGAGTAGGCAAACCCTCAGAAGTCATTCTGAGACTACGCTGAAACAGGAAGTAAACACTAAAGTCCAAAACTTTCGAGCAATGGGTAGCTTTGGGTAAGTTTTATAGAGCGGTTCCAGACTGTTGGAATGCCGCAGGGCTGCTAAATAACCGTCTAAGTAAAGCCGCAGGTCATCAAAGCGATAACCTCTATTCCACATTTCGACGAGGGCGTCGGTGAGTTTTTGGTAGTGCCGGATTGTTTGGGTGTCTTGTAGCATGGTGAGGTTGAAATCCTTTGTGGTTTGTATAATGACGGCGGGATTTAGGAATGGCCTCGATTGATGCTGAGTGGCTCAGCTTGAGGCTATTTCTAAATAAAAGTTTTTACCCTGCTCAACAGGCTACCCTCCATAAAAAATTTCACTCGTTGCAAAGCAATTGCTCGACTTTGTGCGCGCACCTAGATAATTCGCCGTGCGTTTAATGCAGTCGGGATTTTGCTGAATTTTGCGGTCAAAGTGGCTGAGTGTTCCGGCTACCGAGCGAACGGTTGGAGGAATTCTAGTTTCACTTGCGCGATTTGTCAACCTCCTGGGAGTGGGGGCTGGGTCGGGGGGTTCGCTTTTAGCAGGCGGTTGGGGCATGGGATCGATCGTCTTTACACTGTCTTATTTTCATTGTAAGCTCATCGCCAGAATGATCTAACCTTTCTGCAGGCTGACCCTGCCAAATTAACCCAATCTTTAAAATTCCTACCCTAGGTATGTCCGCTGCTGTAAATGCAGCTCATGCTTGAGTAGCGATGGTTACAAAAGCTTGACAAAAGCTCTGTTAACCTTGTAGCAATTAGTGATATGGGAAGCTCGCCTCTGTGGAATCTGCAAGTATTTCAATTGTTGAAGGGAATCCGCACCTGCGATCGCTCTTGGGCTGGCATCTACAGCAAGTCGGTCACTGGGTGCACCAGTCAGCGGATATCAGTCACGCTAGGGAAATATTTTTCAGCCGCCAGCCAACCCTAGTCATTCTGGATGCCCAATTGCCCGATGGGGACGGTTTGGAATTTTGCAACTGGCTGCAACAGCAGCAGCAGTCGCTGATTTTGATGCTGTCGGCGCGGAATTCGGAATCGGATATTGTTGAAGGTTTGAAGGCGGGGGCAGACGATTACCTGACTAAACCCTTTGGGATGCAAGAGTTTATGGCGAGGGTGGAAGCTCTGATGCGCCGCAACCGCACCATGATACCGCCGGCGACGCTGGAGTGCGGGCTGCTGAAAATTGATTTGGTGCAGCGCCGAGTCAGGTTGTACGAGGAACATATTGAGCTCACTCCCCAGGAATTTAGCCTGCTGTACGTGCTGGCTCAAGCTGGAGGAGTGCCGCTGTCGCGCTCGGATTTGCTGCGTCGGGCCTGGCCTGATGCTATTGATAACCCCCGGACGATCGACACTCACGTACTCTCTCTGCGTAAAAAAATCGAAATCGACCCGCGACAGCCGAGCCTAATTCAAACTGTACGGAATGTTGGCTACCGACTGAATCTAGAGTTGTTGAATGGGAATCAACGGCATTCTTCGCTGGTACCCGGAGCTGTGAGTTCTTAGACTGCGATCGGGCTATAAGTCTGATTTTATTTCGGGAATTGATTGGCGATCGCATCGGTTTTCGCCGCCATAATAAAATCATTCCGGTGCAGTCCAGAAATCGCGTGAGTCCACCAAGTAACGGTAACTTTTCCCCACTCGGTTAACAGTGCGGGGTGATGTCCTTGGGTTTCTGCTACTTCGCCGACGCTGTTTGTAAAGGCGATCGCAGTTTTGAAATCCGGGAATTTGTAGGTGCGTTCTAATTGGGGAATGCCATTTTTTTCGATAAAATTCCAGTCGGGAATTTCAGGTTTGAGCTGGACAATTTCGTATGCTGTGACGCGGGGAGAGTTTGGGCGGCAGGCTGCACAGCGTTCTTTTGCTAAAGGTTCCATAAATTGCTTGTTAGCGAGAAGATGCTAAAAGATATTATAGACATTTCTAATGTGAATTATTTTGGATGGGGCAACAGTCATTTAGGAGTGACGTAGAGATTGCGATCGAAACCGTTCCAAAAACAGATGAGCAATCATTTAAAATTTATGGAAATAACCGTTCACCGTGGAATCGCTTAACCGATAAGATCGGGAAGGGGCGGGTTGATTTGGCTATCCGATCTTGTAAACGTTAGCGAACCCGCCCCTCCAAGTGCGATCGCTCAACCGATCATTTTCTTAATCAAATCTAACTTGCCTTTATAGGGAGCGTAGCGCCATTTTAAGTCAAGTAAAAATGACTTTTGCAGCACGCTTTTTTGATGCGAAAAAGTGTCAAAACTTGCTTTGCCGTGATAGGTGCCGATGCCGCTGTCGCCAACTCCGCCAAAAGGTAAATCTGTTACTCCCACTTGCATAACCGTGTCATTGAGACAAACTCCCCCCGAAGAAGTTTCCCGCAAAACTCGCTCTTGTTTCTCTTTATTTTTCGAGAACAAATACAAAGCTAAAGGTTTGGGACGGGCGTTGATTTGGGCGATCGCCTCCCCGAAATCCTCATACTCCAAAACTGGCAAAATCGGCCCGAAAATCTCATCCTGCATCACAGGCGCATCCCAGGAAACACGATCTAAAACCGTCGGTGCAATATATCTATCTTCCGGCTTAACTTCCCCACCGACGACAATTTCTCCATCTTTGATAAACGAACTCAAACGGTCTAATTGCCGCTGGTTGATAATCCGCGAATAGTCGGGACTTGTTTGCGGATTATCGCCGTAAAATTCGTGAATTGCTGTTTTAATTGCCTGCATCAAATCGGGTTTAACTTTTTGATCGACTAACAGGTAATCGGGAGCGATACAAGTTTGACCTGCATTGATGAATTTGCCCCACGCAATGCGTTTAGCCGTGTATTCAAGGTAAATGTCGGAGTCTACAATGCAAGGACTTTTGCCGCCTAATTCCAAGGTGACAGGTGTCAGGTGTTTAGCGGCAGCTTCCATGACGATTCGACCGATTTTAGTGCCGCCTGTAAAGAAAATGTGGTCGAATTTTTCCGCTAATAATTGTTGGCTGATTTCGACTCCTCCTTCGACGGCGGCTACGTAGGCGGGATCGAAGGTTTTGGATATCATGTCGGCGATAACTGCCGACGTGTGCGAGGCGATTTCCGAAGGTTTGAGAAGTGCACAGTTGCCGGCGGCGATCGCCCCGACTAAAGGTGATATCATGAGCTGAAATGGGTAATTCCAAGGCCCGATGATTAAAACTACGCCCAAAGGTTCAGGGTAAATGCGGGCTGATGCTGGGAATTGATCGATCGAAGTAGGCACTTTTTTCGGCTTTGCCCACGATTTAACATTTTTGATGGCATAATTAACTTCTGCGATCGCAGCAATTTCAAAATAAGCCTCGTACTCCGGCCTGTTCAAATCAGCCTTGACAGCATCCACAATCCGTGATTGATTGGAAACGATCGCACTTTTAAGTTTTTTCAGTTGTTCGATCCGAAAATCCACATCTTTCGTTTTCCCAGTCGCAAAAAATTGCCGCTGCTGCTGGATAATATCGCTGACGCTGATTACCATCTGTTGTCCTCCATGTCTATAAATAAATGTTACAATAGTAAAAGGAAAGTCGGGTAAAGTGCGGGTGTAAAAAAAATCTACTCGTTGCGGGCCGGAAGAATTAGGATGATTGAACTGCTTCGAGGTGCGTTTGGCGAAGCCGTTCCCGAAGGGTAAAACACGAAGCAAGAATTAGGAAGAGGAAGAGAAGAAGTAGGTATCTTGCGAGATGTCAGCGGTGCTAATCCTAAAATCTTAGCAGCAGTTGCGGATTTTGCCTTTACAAATGATTGAGAAATGCTATAAATTAGAAGCTGATAATTGTGTCACTAAAAAATGAGTTCGCTTATGAAAATATCTAAGAAAGATTTTTTTTTCTATTCCTGCTGGCTGCTTTGCTTGCTTGCAGTAGCAGGATGTACCTCTAAGCCCAAAAAGCAAGTTGTCATCTGCTCGAAAGACTTTACCGAACAAGTCATCCTCGCAGAAATTTTAGCACGCCATATCGAAGCTAAAACAGATATCAAAGTAGAACGCGAACTGAATCTCGGAGGCTCGCTTTGCCATCAATCCCTAACAGCA of Oscillatoria nigro-viridis PCC 7112 contains these proteins:
- a CDS encoding 4a-hydroxytetrahydrobiopterin dehydratase, which encodes MEPLAKERCAACRPNSPRVTAYEIVQLKPEIPDWNFIEKNGIPQLERTYKFPDFKTAIAFTNSVGEVAETQGHHPALLTEWGKVTVTWWTHAISGLHRNDFIMAAKTDAIANQFPK
- a CDS encoding IS607 family transposase, with amino-acid sequence METQSDVTLSIGEAAKELGISTKTLRRWTDAGKIKFERSPTGQRRFYLTDIKRITPRDLNQADDRITINYARVSSHDQKEDLKRQAAVLESFSAANGWQFETIQDLGSGLNYKKKGLTKLLKRIMSGEVGRLVVTHKDRLLRFGSELVFAMCEEFECEVVIVNKSPDELSFEQELVQDMIELIQVFSARLYGARSHKNKKLIDGIAKAVEDVK
- a CDS encoding aldehyde dehydrogenase, which codes for MVISVSDIIQQQRQFFATGKTKDVDFRIEQLKKLKSAIVSNQSRIVDAVKADLNRPEYEAYFEIAAIAEVNYAIKNVKSWAKPKKVPTSIDQFPASARIYPEPLGVVLIIGPWNYPFQLMISPLVGAIAAGNCALLKPSEIASHTSAVIADMISKTFDPAYVAAVEGGVEISQQLLAEKFDHIFFTGGTKIGRIVMEAAAKHLTPVTLELGGKSPCIVDSDIYLEYTAKRIAWGKFINAGQTCIAPDYLLVDQKVKPDLMQAIKTAIHEFYGDNPQTSPDYSRIINQRQLDRLSSFIKDGEIVVGGEVKPEDRYIAPTVLDRVSWDAPVMQDEIFGPILPVLEYEDFGEAIAQINARPKPLALYLFSKNKEKQERVLRETSSGGVCLNDTVMQVGVTDLPFGGVGDSGIGTYHGKASFDTFSHQKSVLQKSFLLDLKWRYAPYKGKLDLIKKMIG
- a CDS encoding DUF6761 family protein, which encodes MYFSASPYLIHRLEEEAARYIHDPSNFAMPQTQTEADYY
- a CDS encoding DUF6761 family protein; the encoded protein is MLQDTQTIRHYQKLTDALVEMWNRGYRFDDLRLYLDGYLAALRHSNSLEPLYKTYPKLPIARKFWTLVFTSCFSVVSE
- a CDS encoding RNA-guided endonuclease InsQ/TnpB family protein, whose protein sequence is MLLSFKTELKPNNRQVTLFRQHCGVARHAYNFGNAIIQEALQLREADKTIKIPSAIDLHKRLVAEIKPANPWYYQSSKASPQQALAEVRTAWDRCFKKVSKQPRFKKKGKSKDSFYLEQGTKAKPGISNDGKRVKLPKIGWVRLHEPLPITATHNCVISRTADKWFIAIKYEIEQPPIPLNRPSIGVDIGIKELAVTSDGKVFANPKAYRKMSKKMKRLQRSVSRKVKGSKNRTKAVRKLAKLHSRISFIRKDAIHKLTNHLAKNHSVIKIENLNVKAFLKNHKLAGAIADCGMYEFKRQLEYKTEKFSSQLILVDRFFPSSQICSNCRNHRHKMPLKNRVYVCPDCGHTEDRDLNAAKNIERWFEGIHIPIRSD
- the grxD gene encoding Grx4 family monothiol glutaredoxin; its protein translation is MSTTAHQRIDELVKQNKIMVFMKGNKLMPQCGFSNTVVQILNTLGVPYKTLDVLADQEIRQGVKEYSNWPTIPQVYINGEFIGGSDIMIEMYQKGELQEIVEVALAS
- a CDS encoding BolA family protein; protein product: MVTPSQVAEMIQAGLPDAKIQVNDLTGGGDHYQARVISAAFEGKSRVQQHQLVYGALKQAMASEAIHALGLETLTPAEWEAKNQVA
- a CDS encoding response regulator transcription factor gives rise to the protein MESASISIVEGNPHLRSLLGWHLQQVGHWVHQSADISHAREIFFSRQPTLVILDAQLPDGDGLEFCNWLQQQQQSLILMLSARNSESDIVEGLKAGADDYLTKPFGMQEFMARVEALMRRNRTMIPPATLECGLLKIDLVQRRVRLYEEHIELTPQEFSLLYVLAQAGGVPLSRSDLLRRAWPDAIDNPRTIDTHVLSLRKKIEIDPRQPSLIQTVRNVGYRLNLELLNGNQRHSSLVPGAVSS